The Anas acuta chromosome 1, bAnaAcu1.1, whole genome shotgun sequence genome segment TGTTGGGATGGCACCGAGGAAACGTGTGGCCGCCGTGCAAACACCGCTCGGCGCGCCCAGCCGGAGCGGCGGCACTCGAGGCGTTTGCTGAGCAAACAGAGCGCACCGGGAAGCCCGGGGGTGCcacctttcccctcccctcccacgcTCCTGCCAGCTGCCACCGCCGGGGCCCCCgcagcatcctgcagcacctgcccatTAATATTCATGCTGTAATTAGCCACAGCCAAGCTCGGCTCCAAATTACCCCCCCTCCGAGCTGTGCGGTGGCTCCGCGCTCCGTCCCGGTGCCGTGCTCGCGCTCAGGGCGCAGGGCACCCGGCGTCCCCCCAGCCCCTAACGCCCACTCCGTGCCCTGCATTTCCACGTGAAATCCTTCAGTTTGGGGCTCGCTGCTTGCAGGAAACAGGCAATTTTCTGCCGCTGCTTTGGGGCCGGGCAGGATGAGCCACGGAGCGCCAGGGACCTCTGGCATCCACGGCAGGAGGgaatgcagctgctgggggcttggggacacgggACAGGGCACGTGGGACATGGAAATGGGACAAAGGACATGGATATGGGACACGCTGTGCAGGGACGCACCCGTCAGGACCACTCCCCCCTCTcaccacccccagcaccctccccagCGACCCCAGTTTGCTCCTGCGCCCCTCCACCCAGCGCCGAGGTCACCGTTGTCACCAAAGCCACCGCTGAGCTCGGTGGCAGGGGGACGAGGCTTCGCCTTGCAGGGGACACGTGCAGCCCTCCGGGCTTCCAGATCGCTGGAAGCTTGTGTGCTTGTGGGCCGCTAAGTGCTGTAATTACAGATGTGCCTTAATTAGCATAATTGCGTTTCtgcacaaataaaacatttggcGGAGTGAGTCCTCGCCGGCAGCTCGCAGAGCGGAGCAGAGGGGAGCGGGGCCACCCCCAGGTTGGGGGGGGAGCCTGGAACGGAGAGCAACTGGGGACGGGGGGCTGGTGCCCGGACACCCCCTGGATTTGCTGGGATTTGGCACTGGGTTTGCTGGGATTTGGCACTGGGTTTGCTGGGATATGGCACTGGGTTTGTTGGGGCACTGTACTGGGTTTGCTGGGACACTGTACTGGGTTTGCTGGGACACTGTGCTGGGTTTGCTGGGACATGGCACTGGGTTTGCTGGGATATGGCACTGGGTTTGCTGGGATGCTGTACTGGGTTTGCTGGGACATGGCACTGGGTTTGCTGGGATAGGGCAGTGGGTTTGCTGGGGCACTGTACTGGGTTTGCTGAGACACTACTGGGTTTGCTGGGATTTGGCACTGGGTTTGCTGGGATTTGGCACTGGGTTTGCTGGGACACGGCACTGGGTTTGTTGGGGCACTGTACTGGGTTTGCTGGGACACTGTACTGGGTTTGCTGGGACACTGTGCTGGGTTTGCTGGGACATGGCACTGGGTTTGCTGGGATATGGCACTGGGTTTGCTGGGATGCTGTACTGGGTTTGCTGGGACATGGCACTGGGTTTGCTGGGATAGGGCAGTGGGTTTGCTGGGATGCTGTACTGGGTCTGTTGGGACATGGCACTGGGTTTGCTGGGATGTGGCACTAGGGCATGGTGTTGGATGTACTGGGACACAGCACTGGCTTTGCTGGGATGCAGTCCCAGTCTTACTGGGACACAGCACTGGTTTTACTGGGACATAGCACTGGGCTGGATGTGGCATGGCACAGGGTTTGTTGGGACACGGCACTGGGCTGGATGAGACACCGCACTGGGCATACTGGGACGTGACACTGGGTTTCCTGGGGCACTGTACTGGTTTTACTGGGACATAGCACTGGGTTTACTGGGTCGTGGCACTGGGTTTACTGGGTCGTAGCACTGGGTTTGCTCCTTTATCaccctggggaccccaaaaaaGATGCCCGAGGAGGTGGCAGTGGGAATCCAGCCCATCCCCAGGGGACATCcgtgtcccctgtccccccgTGGGCAGCGTCGCGGCCACCTCGGGACCGAGCCGAGGGGAAACGAGTCCCAGCATCATCTGGCGaagggctgggagagcagctAATTACCGAAGGGTTGGGAAAGCAGCTAATTACCGGCCGGCTGCGGGCTTCGCTAAGTGCCCTTTGCGTcgaaataaaataataaaagaaaaaattaaaaaaaataaaaataaaaaaaaaaaaggaagaaaaagaaaaatccatttttctcgAGCCGAAAATGAAAGCGATTATGTAACGAGCAATAAATTACTTAAAAAGAATGACTCATTAGAGCAAATAGAGAAAAGTCACTGCATATTTTTAGCCCGAACGCCCTGTACCTTTGCGGTAACCCCgcgggggtgccgggggggcaccggctgccccctcccctcaccTGGACCAGGGCTgtcgctgccccccccccgtggtGGCCGtgatggggccgggggggaccccgctttgtgccccccccccccaaagccgTTCCCCCTGGGGCTGGTTGTGCACGAGCCCCTCGCCGAGCCCCGGCGCGCCGCTCCGTGCCCGGAGAGCCTGACGAATTAATTTGGAAATGGAAGCGACGAACGAATTAATtggaggataaaaaaaaaaaaattaaaaagagagagagcgAGAGAAGCGATCCGGTTTTAATCCAGGTTAAATTGGCGTCGTTAACGAAGGAGAGATAACGAGGGGAATTGGAGCGGGCAGGTGCGAGGGTGGCAGCGGGCGCCCggcttggggacaggggacgCCAGCCGAGCGTGGCCCTTAGGGGACACCAGGGCAGGAGACAGAGCCGGGGGTCACCCATGGATAGGGGGGGGACCCTGAGAGCTGCCACCGCCCCTTTGCTGCCCCTCGCCTTGCCAAACACCCCCAGGTTGGGCTCAGAGCACTTCGGGGACACCCTCGGAGCACCCCATACTCAGGGGATTTACAGCTCTCCGAGTGCCACCAGCGACCCCTCACCTCCTCTGTCCCCTTGGGGGCCACCCCTGGCCCCACGAGGGTCTGGGTGGCACCGGGTGGCACAAATCCCCTCTTGCAGCCGCATGGCGCAGAGCGAGGCACAACTCATCCCACGGATGTTGCTTATTACTCTTTTAATTAATCCGGCACCAAATGAACGTCCTGGGCACACGGGGTCTTTCCTTATTGCTGCCCGGCCACCTGCAGCGGCTGCTGGCGCACTCATTAAGGCGCTAACGAGTTGTGGAAGTACCTCTGGACGGGCACTGCTTCGTTTGTTTCGGTGCTTCGTTTGTTTTTTTCGCCTGTAAtggagcagaagggaaattCACGGCGataaaaaaatgggggaaaagtCTCCCAATAAGGCAAAACCGAACAAAGCCCAAGGGGCTGCCCGCCGGTGCGCCCCCGACCCTGCAGTCCCCAAGGGGTGGGGATGTCCCAAAAGCGGGGACGTGGCCGTGGAGGTGAGGCCGAGGTTGGTTTGGAGAGCTCCGGGGACCCCAGGCTTGGCACGCCCTCGGGGTGACAGCGTGGGGACACGCCGTGTCCCTGCGTGGGAGTGGGCTGGGGCGAGGACGGGGTGGCATCACAGAGCCACGGTCTTATTTGGGATGCCACGGGCATGTCACCTGCCCTGCTGTCACCGTGGGAGCCCTGGAGGGACGCGGTGGGGACGCTGTCCCCTGGCCGCGCGCTGTCCCCAGGCACGTGCCGTCCCCCGAGCGCCTGCTGTCCCCCAGCCACGTGCTGTCCCTTGGGGCACGCGCTGTCTCTCCGGATCCCTGCTCTCTCAGGCACACGCTGTCCCCAAAACACAAGCTGTCCCTTCGGACACCAGCTGCCCCTCGAGCCGTGCTGCGCCTTACGGCACCCGCTGTCCCCAGATGCGCTGTCCCCGCGGGTTCCTCCTGTCCCTCGGGGTGCCTGCTGTCCCCctgcgtgtccccccccagaCACACGTTCCTCCAGATGCCTGCTGTCCCCTCCGGGCACGCGCTGTCCCTCGCTGTCCCCGTGGTTGTCACCTGTCCCTCATCCCTTTGAGCCTGCAGCAGGCGCGTGCCCTGGTCCCTGCGCGCAGGACACAGCgctttggggcagggggggctgcagcgtcCCCCCCGCTGCCCGCGCCGCCGGCTCCCAGCGGTCTCCATAGAGATCCTGGCAGAGCTTCATCACTTATTCATCGCCGGGCCCTTCCTTTTCCAGCTAAGAGCACGGagacagcagaaacagcagcaacGGGGACAAGAAACCCGGGCCTGCGCCCCCCCTGGACGTGCCACCGGAGTTTTGGGGGCATGGCAGCTCCTGCCACCAGCTCTGGCACAGGGACGTCCCCTCCTGGCTCTGGGTTTGTGCCCAGTGGGGCAGAAAATTGGGGAGCCCAGGGTCCTGTCCCATTTtagctgcccccagcccctgctggtGATGATGGAGGCAGCTGGAGGGGGGCAgcgtggtgctgagcccccacGGGTGCAGGCAGAGGGGTGCAGGGGCGCACGGGGGGGGCACAAATAGGAGGCTGTGCAGGGTGCACACCCAGACACACTCACTGCACACAAATATTCGCCCCCTCACCCTCCCACACGCACACATTCCTCCCCCTCCGTGCATGCGCGCCCCCGCGCATCAGTGCGCACGTGCCCCCCCCGAGCGCGCACGCCCCCCGGTGTGCACCCACATGGATGTGCAAGCCCACGGGTGGCACACAAGCTCACGGCTCTGCTCGCACGCTTGTGCACACACGACACggccctgctcttcctccctgccctgccggggGTCTTCCTCGCGCCTGCTCACGCGCTCCCCGCGGGCAGCCCTCCTGCGCCCCGCAGCCACGTAGCGGGGCCAAACTTGGCCTTTCTGACCCCAAAAAGCAGAGCGGAGCACcccggggcagctgctgccggGCTGCCAGGCACATTTATCAACAcaggctgaggaagaggagcatCACCTCCTTCCTCCGCGAGCGGCTCTGATTTGTGGCCGTGCCAAAACCCCGAGCAGGGGATGCGCCCATGgggaggggcagcagggctggggtctcccccaccccctgccacACACCCGAGGGACTCAAGGAGGGCATCCTGATCCTCGCTGcacccctcctgcctccccgaGGGCACCGCTCGCCCCTTGGCTCGCCCCGGCCACGTGCGCGCTGTCCCCGTGCCCGCCGTGCCGCGGTGCCTGCCGCGTGCGTGCCCCcagcgggacccccccgggTTAACGAGGCCGTGCTGAGGCTCGGCACCTCTGTAGGGTTAATGGGGTTGTGTTGATCCACCACGCTTCGCAGCCCCACCAGCTGGCCacgctccccctgccccagccccgtgtgCGGCACCGTGGcacccagtgccccccagtgcGCCCAGTGGCAGCCGGGGGCGCAGCTCCTGGGGAGGTTTTGCCTAAATGTGACCTGCAAGAGGGGCTGGGTGTGGGGTGAAACGTGTTGTAGGGCTGCTCCCTGGGCTTGGTGTTGCCTCTTAGCCCTCAAAACTCACTCGGCTTTGGTGCCCATCCAAGGGAAGTGCCCGGATGAGGGTCCCGAGCCCCAAGGGGTCCCCCCCGGGCAGGAGCAGCGCCTTGGTGCCCCGTAAGGGTTAATATTTCCCAGCCCAGCGAACTTTGCTCCCTCCCATGCAATTAAATACCCTCTGGCTGGAGCTGCCTGTCGATGCCTGGCGGGTTTCCAGCCCCGCAGAGTCCCTGAAGACGGCGGGGGCCCGGCTGATTGATcggctgggagcagggaaaaACACACCAAAATGCTCCAGCCACagccgggggcggggggggaagCACTCTGCCTGGATTTACTCCCCAAAGCTCCCTGGGACAGGGGCACGGTGCTGCCACATCCCCATCTGCCATCTCCCTCTGCAAGGCTGTGCGAGCTGCTGCTAATTGCACCGGGTCCTTAACGAGCCCACGTGGCATTAAGGCGCTGCTTCCTTGCAAGCGGCCCGTGCGCACCTGCGGtcccgcagccccgctccccacgCTATGgggtggccggggggggctggggccaACCCACACTGCGCCCTTGTGTGGCCCCAGCAAtggtccctctgtccccagggcagctgtgCCAGGCCCATGCCCTGCGTGAGCGACCGCGTGCCTTGCTTGGCACGGCCCCTGCCGTGCACCCGGCTCTTCCCGGGGACAATTGGGCCCCCGGCTGCCGGCCCCATGGGACATTTGCTGCGTGTGTGGGGCACGGGATCTGAATTTGAGCGGGCAGGATGCGtccaggctgagcagagcccGTGGGCTGAGAGGATGCTCGGTCCCCTCACCGTGGTGTCCTCGGAGTTGGGGACCGCGGGGCTGCGCCgtggggacctgggggtgcCGAGGATCCCGTGGAGGCCTGGGGAGGTTGTGGGGCACATCGGCTGCCCCatgggctggctgtggggcagaACGGAGTGGGGTGAGCATCCAGCCCCAGCGTCCCTGGTGCTTGGAGCTGGAAATAGCCCTCacccccccgccgcctcccccagccccgccggggTGCCGCGCCGTGGCTGTGctggtgccctgctgctgcctgcttcatTAAGGCCAGCAGCTGACGAATCTCCTCACTCCTCGCCTTGCTGGGATCTCTAATTATAGCACAGCCCTGGGGTGACTcaccaggagcagcccccggccctgGTTTTGTCCTTTCCCCCCAACCCCAGGGGTCCCGGAGCTaagccagcagctcagcatccCACCACCCTTTTGCCCGGCAGGGTGAGCGGGGTTTTCAGCCCTGGGGTTggtttttggggtgtttttccACCCTTTTACACGTGGATGTgcacagcctggtgctggttCTCGCTGCTTCCCAGCCCAAATACCCACAGCCAAACACTTCTGCTGGGTCGGTCCCACTCGTGCAGAGAGGGCTGTGACAACGGGGACACGACAGGGCTGGTGCACACCCCCAGGTGCAAAACGTCCCATCCAGGTGCGTGCTGCACCCCCTCCAAAAACCCTTTGGGTTGGGAcatttcctccagcagcagcaaccctTAGGGACGAGGtggagctgggggggtcccatccTGCCCGGCGCAGGGGGTGCTCGCCCCCAGGCTCCGGAGCTGTCAGCAGCCACGTCTGCGGCTCCAGAGCTGTTTGCAGCGTCTGTCTCCAAGCAGGAGCTGGCATCTCGGCGGCACTTATCCCCATTGCCATAGAAACACACCCTCGCTGCGGGCTGCGAGCCGCGGGGATCGAGCCCACAGCCTCCGGCACCGGGGCTGGGaagctcctggctgctggcgtggggaaactgaggcaggaggggaggatAAAACCTCCCCGAAGGGTTCCTCcggaggctgggagagctgaggAGCTCGCGAGCGTCTGACCTCTCGccctctttccttttcatccGCCGGCAGCGGGAGGAGAACAAAAACCCGAAAATCCACAGCGGGGATTTGAGCAGATCTGAGGGTGCCAAGGAGGCGTGGGGCGGGCTGTGGGGCGCGGGGGCGAGGCCGCCCGCTGCCCACGGGGCTTTGATGCGAGGCCAAGGCCctggagagaggaaaataaaaaagctcctGGGGTCCCCGAGGGGGCGAGGAGCTGAGCCCAGACGGATAACATCATTTGGGGTGAGGTGTCACCACCGTGTGCCACCACCGTGTGCCACCACCGTGTGCCATCACCGTGTGCCATCACCGTGTAGGGTTTTATCCCCATGTGCCACCCCCAGGCAAGGTGCCAGCACCCTGTGCCACCCCCAGGTGAGGTGCCAGCACCCTGTGCCATCACCATGTAGGGTTTTATCCCCATGTGCCACCCCCAGGCGAGGTGCCAGCACCCTGTGCCATCACAGTGTAGGGTTTTATCCCCATGTGCCACCCCCAGGCAAGGTGCCAGCACCGTGTGCCATCACCGTGTAGGGTTTTATCCCCACGTGCCACCCCCAGGTGAGGCACCCACctccctgcacccagcaccctgcgGCACCCCTCGCTCCCAGGGTGCTGCCAGATGAGCGCCGAGGTCTGGGaacctgtgtcccccccccagccccctgggcCAGGAGGGTCCCTGCCCGGACGCTTTGACCCCTGTGCGCCCTGGGGCCGGTGTGTGCGTCCTGCGGGCTCGCCCGGGTGGCTCTGGCCACTAGATGGCCCTGCGGCTccgccgggcccccccccggcaccacccgggggctgcggggtgcgAGGAGCTGGGAATGGGAGCGAGGAATTGGGGACAGGGAGTGGGGAGCTGGGAATGGGGAGGTGGGAATGGGGggcagggaatgggggctgggAATGGGGAGCTGGGAATTGGGGACAGGGAATGGGGAGCAGGGAATGGGGAGCAGGGAATGGGGAGATGGGAATGGGGACAGGGAATGGGGAACTGGGAATGGGGAGTAGGGAATGGGGAGGTGGAAATGGGGAGCTGGGAATGGGGGACAGGAAATGGGGAGCTGGGAATTGGGGACAGGGAATGGGGAGCTGGAAATTGGGGACAGGGAATGGGGAGCTGGGAATGGGGAGCTGGGAATGGGAGCTGGGAATGGGAACTGGAAATGAGAAGCTGGAAATTGGGGACAGGGAGTGGGGAACTGGGAATGGGGAGCTGGGAATGGGGGCAGGGAATGGGGAGCTGGAAATGGGAGCAGGGAATGGGGAGCTGGGAATTGGGGAGCAGGGAATGGGGGGCAGGGAGTGGGAGCTGGGAATTGGGGACAGGGAATGGGGAGCTGGGAATTTGGGATGGGGAATGGGGAACTGGGAATGGGAGCTGGGAATGGGGAGATGGAAATGGGGAGCTGGGAATGGGGGACAGGGAATGGGGAGCTGGGAATGGGGAACTGGGAATTTGGGACAGGGAATGGGGAGCTGGGAATTGGGAGCTGGGAATGGGGAACTGGGAACGGGGGACAGGGAATGGGGAGCTGGGAATTGGGAGCTGGGAATTGGGAGCTGGAAAAGGGGAACTGGGAATGGGGGGGCAGGGAATGGGGGGCAGATTGGAGGGTACAAGATGCAGGGAGCAGGGCGCAGGGAATGGGGTGTAGGACGCATCATGCAGGGTGCTGGCTGGAGGGTGCAGCATGCAGGGGGCAGGGTGTGGGGTGTGTGGCGCAGGACGCAGCTCATGGGGTGCGGGCTTTATTTTGTGGGGTGCAGGAGGCATCATGTGGGGCGCAGGATGCAGTTTGTGGGGTGCAGGGCGCCCAAACATCCAGGAAACAGAGAGGGGAACGGAAATTCCTCCGTAGGGGAATCTGGGAATTGTGATTGGAATTGGGGAATTTGGGATTTGGGAAACCCCCCAGCGCTATTTGGGTTGGGGTCCGTGtcggggagctggggagggccgtgccaccccacagccccttcgccagaggaggatgaggaggggggGATGAAGCCCCCAGTGCCCCTCGAGGGGcgcaggcaggggctggggtgatttttttgggggggcttctcctctttctttgccttttccccCGCAGCGCGGCCACCCAGCTCCGGGGgacttttttttggggggggcacgggcacATCCCTGCCCAGAACGGGAGGGGGCTTCTGGTTGGGATTTCAATGCCCCCCCAGGGGTGGGGGAACTTCCCACCAAGTGCACGGGGGGGCACACAcctctttttttggggggggaggttgGGGGCGAGCAACCCCCGCACCCCTATGGGGGGGGTCGTTTCCAGGAGGTCTGTGCCCCCTgtctttgggggggggggctcattCAATATAGGGCTTTTAAATTTGGcatcccccaaaatcccccagGGACTGGGGTCTCCCCCAGCCcaaggggggggacacaaacaggggggtgcccccagcccctctccaagTGCCCAAACCCACCGGTGCGCACCCCACCTTGGGCTCACCGCTTGCAGCCCACCCCCAATTTTGGGGTCCCCCACCTTGGGTGGGGGCAATGccccttccccctccttcccccccccgccGTCCCCGCGTTTCCCGCAGCAggtgcggagcggagcgg includes the following:
- the LOC137850021 gene encoding uncharacterized protein, which gives rise to LPPHSQFPFSSSQFPAPNSQLPIPCPPFPVPHSQLPIPSSPFPVPNSQFPIPSSPFPVPHSQLPISISPFPAPIPSSPFPIPNSQLPIPCPQFPAPTPCPPFPAPQFPAPHSLLPFPAPHSLPPFPAPHSQFPTPCPQFPASHFQFPFPAPIPSSPFPAPHSLSPISSSPFPVPNSQLPISCPPFPAPHFHLPIPYSPFPVPHSLSPFPSPHSLLPIPCSPFPVPNSQLPIPSPHSLPPIPTSPFPAPHSLSPIPRSHSQLLAPRSPRVVPGGGPAEPQGHLVARATRASPQDAHTGPRAHRGQSVRAGTLLAQGAGGGTQVPRPRRSSGSTLGARGAAGCWVQGGGCLTWGWHVGIKPYTVMAHGAGTLPGGGTWG